A stretch of DNA from Nonlabens ponticola:
AACGAGTATAAGAAGGCTAGACTTCTGTGTTTTATTTAACGCAAATTTCAAAGGAGTTGCTGCCTACTTCTCCAAAGTCCCAGTAAACAACCAGGCGCTAGGATAGCCTTGTTTGCGATTGAGATACAAGGCATTGATGGCGTCATCACGATCTGCATAACTGCCTAGAGCTACATTGTGCAAACCATATTCATTGACACCGATCACTCGAGCATCATAACCCGCTTTTTGGAGCTGGGCTACTTTTTTATCAGCATTTGCTGCAGACCGGAATGCACCTGCGACCACGTGATAATTTTTAATCTCAGGAGCAACCTCCATCGTTATGCTAGGCAACGGTGTAGAAATCAGGAAAGTTGCCTCCTGCATTTTGGTCTTGAATTGTTCATCTGCCATTTGCTCAATGACCATAGCATCGTTGACTGCCTGTGTTTTTACTGTATTATGCGCTAGATAACTACCAGCAACAAGAATGGCGACGGCAGCTGCGGCACGTACCCAATTGGCCGTATTAGATTTGGCTGTGGTAAGTTGAACAACCGGTTTTTCTTCAATCACGACCTCTTCTACAGGAGTAGTTACAGGAGTACGATCTACGGCATATGCCTCGTGTGTGGCAAGGCCAAATGCCTCTGGCAAATAATTAACCAGATACATAGGCGTGAATTGTAGCGTGTCCTCTGCACCGCGAGTAAATCGGCCTACTTTATGAATCGTCACCTCGCCATGCTCATCAATCTCGTGATCCAGAAAACGGACATAATTGCGCACCTGTTGCAAGGCCTCGTCATAAGGAATTTGCTGCACCGTACTGATGTAATTAACCAGCAATCCATCATTTTGCTGTATTTGAGCATTAAAACTCAATCCCTTTTTAGGAGGATACAGCGTGTGTGTACTCGCAAAATGCTGCGCCGGCACACGTCTAGACAGGAATGCACCATAACCAGGAATGACCACACACTCATGGCGGTACAATAATTCAGATATGTAGGTTCCTACTTGCATATAACAAACATAAAAATTAAAATAATATCTGTGCGCCCAGCGTGCAACTAGTTATAAAGAAAACGAGATTTCCTTGTTATGGCAACGGTATTGTTAGGGTGTCAGCTTTCGCGAAAGCTAACTATCAAACCACTACATCAACACGATAACAAGCATGTGTAACCACAGCCAACTTGAGCAAATGCCTTAAATTTGCATCCTATTGAAGAGAAAAAATGCTGGATAAGGTTACAGAACATATTAAGAAAGTCGAGTCGTTCAAGGCGAGTGATGCTGCTGCGGTAGAGGCTTTCAGGATTGAATATTTAGGGACTAAGGGTTTGCTCAAGGAATTGTTTGCGGCCTTTAAGGAAGTGCCCAACGAGCAGAAAAAAGCCTATGGTCAGGCGATCAATGAATTGAAGCAAAAGGCGACTGATAAGGTACAGCAACTCAAGGATGAGCTAGAATCAAAGGAAGAAGAAGCTGGTGTTTACGGCGATTTAACCCGATCTGGTTACCCGATTGAGGTAGGCTCCAGGCATCCTATTTCTATTGTGAAAAACCAAATTATCGAGGTATTCTCACGCATAGGTTTCAACGTGAGTGAAGGTCCAGAGATTGAGGACGACTGGCACAATTTTACCGCACTCAACCTGCCAGAGCATCACCCAGCGCGCGATATGCAGGATACTTTTTTCATCCAGACAAATCCTGATGTGTTGCTGCGTACGCATACATCCAGCGTACAGGTGCGATATATGGAAAATAACAAGCCGCCTATCAGGACGATCTCGCCAGGTCGTGTTTTTAGAAATGAGGCGATAAGTGCACGATCGCACTGTATTTTTCATCAGGTAGAAGGTTTGTACATTGACAAGGATGTGAGTTTTGCAGACTTAAAGCAAACGCTGCTTTACTTTACCAAAGAAATGTTCGGCAAGTCAAAAATCAGGTTGCGCCCATCCTATTTCCCATTCACAGAACCCAGCGCAGAAGTTGATATCTATTGGGGTCTAGAAACTGAAACCGATTACCGTATCACAAAAGGTACGGGCTGGCTAGAAATCATGGGTTGTGGTATGGTAGATCCTGCGGTACTCACAAACTGCGGTATTGATCCAGAGGAATATAGCGGTTTTGCCTTTGGTATGGGAATCGAGCGCATTGCGATGTTATTGTATCAAATAGGTGACATACGCATGTTCTTTGAAAACGATGTGCGTTTCTTGAAGCAGTTTTCCAGCACCTTGTAGTGGCGATTGGTAAGCTCATTTTTGTCTACAATGCAAATTCTGGCCGTATCAATTCCTGGCTGGATAGCGCACACAAAATCATAAGTCCATCTACCTATCAATGTAAGTTGTGTGAACTGACCCATGGTGCTTTTACAGAGCATGATGAGTGGTCACGCTTTCGAGAGAGCCTTGCCGGCGAGCGAGAAGTTTATGCCGGACTCGATCCGGCACGAAAGCTTGCTAGAATCAAACACACAGTTAGAATTTTTGCACAAGGATGAATTCAAGCAACGCTACTGGTCAAAATGGTTGCCTAAGTACGATTTCCCAATTATTTTAAGCACCAGCGATGACTTGCAGAAAGATTACCACGCACAAGGCAATAGTACTGGAATGGATATCTTTATGACGGCTGGTGAGATGGATGCGTTGGAAACAACGGAAGAGATGATAGTTGCTATTAAGGAAAAATTGAAAAGCTAAATCTTGAAAAA
This window harbors:
- a CDS encoding HU domain-containing protein gives rise to the protein MQVGTYISELLYRHECVVIPGYGAFLSRRVPAQHFASTHTLYPPKKGLSFNAQIQQNDGLLVNYISTVQQIPYDEALQQVRNYVRFLDHEIDEHGEVTIHKVGRFTRGAEDTLQFTPMYLVNYLPEAFGLATHEAYAVDRTPVTTPVEEVVIEEKPVVQLTTAKSNTANWVRAAAAVAILVAGSYLAHNTVKTQAVNDAMVIEQMADEQFKTKMQEATFLISTPLPSITMEVAPEIKNYHVVAGAFRSAANADKKVAQLQKAGYDARVIGVNEYGLHNVALGSYADRDDAINALYLNRKQGYPSAWLFTGTLEK
- the pheS gene encoding phenylalanine--tRNA ligase subunit alpha; translated protein: MLDKVTEHIKKVESFKASDAAAVEAFRIEYLGTKGLLKELFAAFKEVPNEQKKAYGQAINELKQKATDKVQQLKDELESKEEEAGVYGDLTRSGYPIEVGSRHPISIVKNQIIEVFSRIGFNVSEGPEIEDDWHNFTALNLPEHHPARDMQDTFFIQTNPDVLLRTHTSSVQVRYMENNKPPIRTISPGRVFRNEAISARSHCIFHQVEGLYIDKDVSFADLKQTLLYFTKEMFGKSKIRLRPSYFPFTEPSAEVDIYWGLETETDYRITKGTGWLEIMGCGMVDPAVLTNCGIDPEEYSGFAFGMGIERIAMLLYQIGDIRMFFENDVRFLKQFSSTL